The proteins below come from a single Mycolicibacterium sp. TY81 genomic window:
- a CDS encoding AMP-binding protein: MAASDHGRIPLSISQQNIYHGVLQDPDPALYLIGKRYRFRPLAPARFLSALEATVRDNPIQLCVLEPPAAGDGYPALVARLQVADVVSVRAQTDPVGETLEKAWADGILETPLVRYVVHTDVDGQVVGMDAQTHHILLDGAATAIIEADLARHLGDAGQKPSTTAGLAALAAAHRSERAKVAEATERHVAAVRRELTEDALRGGSAPGTVEAGLGTAGRGVLRESCRVADRAYDEIVALAEARQVPLNILVAAAAAAVRASLRQSTEALLVHPVDNRFGAPELNVATCLVNSVAHPVRFAPFAAVRDVVTAIDRGYVKALRRRWFREERYRRMHLAITSGAPVDALTINYMRGRSAPELGPYLSEPPVVTDIGPVEGITVSCVHDEARRTIDFAIWTRHDHPEPVAVAGRIVAALRSMDAHWDRPMALTVGDWSALDADGRLEAGSGVPAPPLAGARAWFLDADPGQCRSPGVDQWIAEIIRRGVDPGDVLVFVDDDSQRAVELLIACHLAGCGYSVCATPGEVESRVSVIAEHCGTRAHAVDLTTPVAEVDGTTGQLVDDRIGQVMRDQGLGSRLAYVMPTSGSTGQPKLVPVTHGSLAIFCAAVRDAYGWGPADTILQCAPLTSDISVEEVFGALSCGARVVRSVAMRAGDLPALTRDVAAHLATVLDLPTAVWHLLCEDDAALAALGGSALRQVIIGGEAVRPAAVDKWWDVLAAERISLVSTYGPTETTVVVTQLPIGAGEPAQTTARLGRPLVPGSVFVGFGEVVVVGELVSAGYLGLDGPSFGTVQAPDGSRHRAFATGDRVTTDAAGYPMLAGRRDAVVKIAGKRFDIAELLRRLSSVPEIADAAVELAGDGLGIWFQTPQTRTGNDDPAARARIQDLARAHGAPAFHVVGVPSIPRRPNGKVDRAKLVVEKEVPRDGTEADPRAAVLAGMWSRRLGRPIGPDASLLDEGIGSLDLIRILPETRRFLDWQLSILDLIGADSAINIVGRRPDVDTWMDEETAAEIADDLAAARRDCLPATSGPGRGAPAIVILGASGILGTGFAQAILDRARAGLDCPDVVFATRSPLPEGDPWTGLRRVDGVDIVRVPEHLSPAALDDLLAGVGAGTVVNCIGNTDVLVPYRRLRAANVSAVASIAAACARRGAGLVHLSTFVVNADVTASRVTDPRHAPYPYAASKSLAEMVVSRAAAGLDFSVVRLPRVLGDARQVARSSDILVAMVDACAALGACPVVPVTEEVTTGVAAAHSILGLLPGLSPAVELGHGMTVLRGEKLPYTAFLNGLGFPAIDLPEWKDRLDRSVWAARNPQRWAVLDAWVGLGARLRGRTYAEYLAEYPTVDIDFESIAECTSTPQPLDAVFGADQIVRK, translated from the coding sequence GTGGCGGCGTCTGACCACGGACGGATTCCGCTGAGCATCTCTCAGCAGAACATCTACCACGGGGTGCTGCAGGACCCCGATCCCGCGCTGTATCTGATCGGCAAGCGCTACCGATTCCGGCCGCTGGCGCCGGCGAGGTTCCTGTCCGCGCTGGAAGCGACGGTGCGGGACAACCCCATTCAGCTGTGTGTCCTGGAGCCGCCGGCAGCCGGCGACGGCTACCCGGCTCTTGTTGCCCGCCTCCAGGTTGCGGACGTCGTCAGTGTGCGAGCGCAGACCGACCCCGTCGGCGAGACGTTGGAAAAGGCATGGGCGGACGGCATTCTCGAAACCCCGCTGGTGCGTTACGTCGTGCACACCGACGTCGACGGCCAGGTGGTGGGCATGGACGCGCAGACCCACCACATCCTGCTCGACGGCGCTGCGACCGCAATCATCGAAGCCGACCTGGCCCGGCATCTCGGTGACGCCGGCCAGAAGCCCAGCACCACAGCAGGTTTGGCGGCACTCGCCGCAGCACACCGCAGCGAACGCGCGAAAGTGGCGGAAGCGACCGAACGCCACGTTGCCGCGGTGCGCCGCGAACTGACCGAAGACGCACTGCGCGGCGGTTCCGCGCCGGGCACTGTCGAAGCGGGCCTCGGTACCGCAGGCCGCGGCGTGCTGCGGGAATCGTGCCGAGTCGCCGACCGGGCCTATGACGAGATCGTGGCGCTCGCCGAGGCCCGGCAGGTGCCGCTGAACATCCTGGTCGCGGCCGCCGCGGCGGCGGTACGCGCGAGCCTGCGCCAGAGCACCGAGGCCCTCCTGGTGCACCCGGTGGACAACCGCTTCGGTGCGCCGGAGCTGAATGTCGCCACCTGTCTGGTGAATTCGGTCGCCCACCCGGTTCGGTTCGCACCCTTCGCCGCGGTCCGGGACGTCGTCACCGCGATCGACCGCGGCTATGTCAAAGCGCTGCGGCGCCGGTGGTTTCGGGAAGAGCGGTACCGCCGCATGCATCTCGCGATCACCAGCGGCGCACCCGTCGACGCGCTGACGATCAACTACATGCGCGGCCGGTCCGCCCCGGAGCTCGGCCCGTACCTGTCCGAACCCCCGGTGGTCACCGATATCGGCCCGGTGGAAGGGATCACGGTCTCCTGCGTCCACGACGAGGCGCGGCGCACCATCGACTTCGCCATCTGGACCCGGCACGATCACCCTGAACCTGTCGCCGTCGCCGGCCGCATCGTCGCGGCACTGCGATCGATGGACGCGCACTGGGACCGGCCGATGGCGTTGACCGTCGGTGACTGGTCGGCGCTCGACGCCGATGGCCGTCTCGAAGCGGGCTCCGGCGTACCCGCGCCGCCACTCGCCGGTGCGCGCGCCTGGTTCCTGGACGCCGATCCCGGCCAGTGCCGCAGCCCGGGCGTCGACCAGTGGATCGCCGAGATCATCCGCCGCGGTGTCGATCCCGGCGATGTGCTGGTCTTCGTCGACGACGATTCCCAGCGCGCGGTGGAGCTGCTGATCGCGTGCCACCTGGCGGGCTGCGGTTACAGCGTCTGCGCGACACCCGGCGAGGTGGAGTCGCGGGTCAGCGTCATTGCCGAGCATTGCGGCACCCGTGCGCACGCCGTCGACCTCACCACACCGGTTGCCGAGGTGGACGGCACGACAGGACAACTCGTGGACGACCGCATCGGCCAGGTCATGCGCGACCAGGGCCTGGGCTCCCGGCTCGCGTATGTGATGCCCACGTCGGGCTCGACAGGGCAACCCAAACTTGTTCCGGTGACGCATGGTTCGCTGGCTATCTTCTGCGCCGCGGTGCGGGATGCCTACGGCTGGGGGCCGGCCGACACCATCCTGCAGTGCGCTCCGCTGACGTCGGACATCAGCGTGGAGGAGGTGTTCGGCGCGCTGTCGTGTGGCGCGCGGGTCGTCCGGTCGGTCGCGATGCGCGCCGGTGACCTGCCCGCGCTGACGCGCGATGTCGCGGCGCACCTCGCCACCGTGCTCGACCTGCCCACCGCGGTCTGGCATCTGTTGTGCGAGGACGACGCGGCACTGGCAGCGCTGGGCGGCTCGGCGCTGCGCCAGGTGATCATCGGCGGCGAGGCCGTCCGTCCCGCCGCGGTCGACAAGTGGTGGGATGTGCTTGCCGCCGAGCGCATTTCCCTGGTCTCGACGTACGGCCCGACCGAGACGACGGTGGTCGTCACGCAGCTGCCGATCGGTGCGGGTGAACCCGCGCAGACCACGGCCAGGCTGGGCCGCCCGCTGGTGCCGGGCTCGGTGTTCGTCGGATTCGGGGAAGTGGTCGTCGTCGGGGAGCTGGTGTCGGCCGGTTACCTCGGGCTGGACGGCCCGAGCTTCGGCACGGTCCAGGCGCCCGATGGCTCCCGGCATCGGGCCTTCGCCACCGGCGACCGCGTGACGACAGACGCCGCGGGCTACCCCATGCTGGCCGGACGACGGGACGCCGTGGTCAAGATCGCCGGCAAGCGGTTCGACATCGCCGAACTGCTGCGCCGGTTGTCGTCGGTACCCGAGATAGCCGACGCGGCAGTGGAACTGGCGGGCGATGGCCTGGGTATCTGGTTCCAAACCCCGCAGACCCGCACCGGCAACGACGACCCGGCCGCGCGCGCCAGGATTCAGGACCTGGCGAGAGCGCATGGGGCACCGGCATTTCACGTTGTCGGCGTCCCGAGCATCCCACGCCGGCCCAACGGAAAAGTCGACCGCGCGAAACTGGTTGTGGAGAAGGAGGTTCCGCGCGACGGCACCGAGGCGGACCCGCGCGCAGCCGTCCTCGCCGGGATGTGGAGTCGCCGGCTCGGCCGGCCGATCGGGCCGGACGCGTCCCTGCTGGACGAGGGCATCGGTTCACTGGACCTGATCCGCATCCTGCCGGAGACGCGACGGTTCCTGGACTGGCAGCTGTCGATTCTCGATCTGATCGGCGCGGACTCCGCCATCAATATCGTCGGCCGCAGACCTGACGTCGACACCTGGATGGACGAGGAGACCGCGGCCGAGATCGCAGACGACCTGGCGGCGGCACGGAGGGACTGCCTACCGGCCACCAGCGGGCCCGGTCGCGGCGCACCGGCCATCGTGATCCTGGGTGCCTCGGGCATCCTGGGTACCGGGTTCGCGCAGGCGATCCTCGACCGCGCCCGGGCCGGGCTCGACTGTCCCGACGTGGTGTTCGCCACGAGATCGCCACTGCCTGAAGGTGATCCGTGGACGGGCCTGCGCCGCGTGGACGGCGTCGACATCGTGCGGGTACCCGAGCACCTGAGCCCCGCAGCACTCGATGACCTTCTCGCCGGCGTCGGCGCCGGCACCGTGGTGAACTGCATCGGCAACACCGATGTGTTGGTGCCCTACCGCCGGCTGCGGGCGGCCAACGTTTCCGCGGTGGCGTCGATCGCCGCGGCGTGTGCGCGGCGCGGCGCCGGGTTGGTGCACCTGTCGACCTTCGTGGTGAACGCCGACGTGACGGCGTCCCGCGTGACCGACCCGCGCCATGCGCCGTACCCCTATGCCGCGTCGAAGTCGTTGGCGGAGATGGTCGTGTCCCGTGCCGCGGCGGGCCTGGACTTCTCGGTGGTGCGCCTGCCCAGGGTGCTCGGTGACGCTCGTCAAGTCGCGCGGTCGTCGGACATCCTGGTCGCGATGGTCGATGCCTGCGCCGCGCTGGGGGCGTGTCCCGTGGTGCCGGTGACGGAAGAGGTCACCACCGGCGTGGCCGCCGCGCACAGCATTCTCGGGCTGCTTCCCGGGCTGTCACCGGCGGTGGAGCTGGGCCACGGTATGACCGTGCTACGCGGTGAAAAGCTGCCCTATACAGCGTTTCTCAACGGCCTCGGGTTCCCGGCCATCGATCTCCCGGAGTGGAAGGACCGGCTGGACCGCAGCGTGTGGGCCGCCCGAAATCCACAGCGCTGGGCGGTACTCGACGCGTGGGTCGGGTTGGGGGCGAGGTTGCGCGGCCGCACGTATGCCGAGTACCTCGCCGAATATCCCACTGTCGACATCGATTTCGAATCCATCGCGGAGTGCACCAGTACGCCGCAGCCGCTCGACGCTGTCTTCGGCGCCGATCAGATTGTGAGGAAATGA
- a CDS encoding acyl carrier protein, which yields MADGLRERVLAAVADVLYIDESDLFDGDATDLRELGLDSVRFVLLMKRLGVDRESDLLKRLAQELTIEGWVRELAGIRGGV from the coding sequence ATGGCTGACGGGCTCCGCGAACGCGTCCTGGCCGCCGTCGCCGACGTGCTCTACATCGACGAATCCGACCTGTTCGACGGCGACGCCACCGATCTGCGCGAACTCGGGCTGGACTCGGTGCGGTTCGTCCTGCTCATGAAACGCCTTGGGGTGGACCGGGAATCGGACCTGCTGAAGCGGCTGGCGCAGGAGCTGACGATCGAAGGCTGGGTCCGGGAATTGGCGGGCATCCGTGGCGGCGTCTGA
- the fadD10 gene encoding fatty acid--CoA ligase FadD10: MSTVLGRVLAQARQHPQAIALRRCDGTSAVTYGQLPAVVNRLAGELRECGVCRGHRVFVMSDNGPETYVAVLACAQLGAVAVLVDRAVPAATVARFGEITGPGAVLLTPGADPAALPNTLSAIPVIAVDANEVAGHGDAAPAVAPPELGADDPLAMIFTSGTTGEPKAVLLANRTFFAVADILARENLTWISWVAGEATYSPLPASHIGGLWWILNCLMHGSECVTGGENSASLAEILNVNQIASTCLVPTLLTRLVSEVRAGAALPPLRMIGYGGSRAIAADVQFVEAAGVHTAQVFGLSETGCTALCLPTSEGSIARIEAGAVGRPYPGVEVRLDGDGAESGTLWIKSPANMLGYWNNPERTADILVDGWVNTGDIFERGVDGYFYIKGRSSEMIISGGVNVAPDEVDRIAESVPGVGAAACFEIPDTEFGALIGLAVIPSGELDEGQARKLKRAIAARYRAESESMARPSTITLVTEIPRTQSGKVIRAALAAAVHG, translated from the coding sequence GTGAGCACCGTACTGGGACGGGTGCTCGCGCAGGCGCGGCAGCACCCGCAGGCCATCGCGTTGCGGCGCTGCGACGGGACGAGCGCCGTCACCTACGGCCAACTCCCCGCCGTGGTGAACCGGCTGGCGGGCGAGCTGCGGGAGTGCGGGGTTTGCCGTGGCCACCGGGTATTCGTGATGTCCGACAACGGTCCCGAGACCTATGTCGCGGTGCTGGCCTGCGCGCAGCTCGGTGCCGTCGCCGTGCTGGTGGACCGTGCTGTCCCGGCCGCGACGGTCGCACGCTTCGGTGAGATCACCGGCCCCGGTGCGGTGCTGCTGACCCCGGGAGCCGACCCGGCGGCGCTGCCAAACACGCTGAGCGCCATCCCGGTGATCGCCGTCGACGCCAACGAGGTCGCCGGGCACGGCGACGCCGCGCCCGCCGTCGCACCGCCGGAACTGGGCGCCGATGATCCGCTGGCGATGATCTTCACCAGCGGGACCACTGGTGAACCGAAAGCCGTGCTGCTGGCCAACCGAACGTTCTTCGCCGTCGCCGACATCCTGGCGCGCGAGAACCTGACCTGGATCAGCTGGGTTGCCGGCGAAGCCACCTACTCGCCGCTGCCCGCCAGCCACATCGGCGGACTGTGGTGGATCCTGAACTGCCTGATGCACGGCAGTGAATGTGTCACCGGCGGTGAGAATTCCGCCTCGCTGGCCGAGATTCTCAACGTCAACCAGATCGCCTCGACCTGTCTGGTGCCCACCCTGCTGACGCGACTGGTGTCGGAGGTCAGGGCCGGGGCGGCGCTGCCGCCACTGCGCATGATCGGCTACGGCGGATCGCGTGCCATCGCGGCCGATGTGCAGTTCGTCGAAGCGGCAGGCGTTCACACGGCCCAGGTCTTCGGCCTGAGCGAAACCGGTTGTACCGCCCTGTGTCTGCCGACATCGGAGGGATCGATCGCCCGGATCGAGGCGGGCGCCGTGGGGCGGCCGTACCCGGGAGTCGAGGTCCGGCTAGACGGCGACGGCGCCGAGTCGGGCACCCTGTGGATCAAATCACCGGCAAACATGCTGGGGTACTGGAACAATCCCGAGCGCACCGCTGACATCCTGGTCGACGGCTGGGTGAACACCGGCGACATCTTCGAGCGCGGTGTGGACGGGTACTTCTACATCAAGGGCCGGTCATCGGAGATGATCATCTCCGGCGGCGTCAACGTCGCACCCGACGAGGTGGACCGCATCGCCGAGAGCGTCCCCGGCGTCGGTGCGGCGGCCTGCTTCGAGATCCCCGATACCGAATTCGGTGCCCTGATCGGTCTGGCGGTGATCCCGTCGGGCGAACTCGACGAAGGTCAGGCCCGCAAGCTCAAGCGGGCCATCGCGGCGCGCTATCGGGCGGAGTCGGAATCGATGGCCAGGCCGTCGACCATCACGCTGGTGACCGAGATACCCAGGACGCAGTCCGGCAAGGTCATTCGCGCCGCACTGGCAGCGGCGGTCCATGGCTGA
- a CDS encoding FcoT family thioesterase, whose amino-acid sequence MSATELTAPVAEWVDTEQIPEELLARVLEPYSYKGCRYLTDATYRATGDSMFATGNFSIPESVYIRSTGHFNAVELVLCFNQLAYSAFAPAVRHGEIDGFRGWSLDDYFENQLSSMLIRSTASRYKRQIDARKFSARLTCEGIEVVERTWRYLKVPCAIEFHDDHGGSAFGEFELAVLNIP is encoded by the coding sequence ATGAGCGCCACCGAGTTGACCGCGCCCGTCGCCGAATGGGTTGATACCGAGCAGATTCCGGAGGAGCTGCTGGCCAGAGTCCTGGAGCCCTATTCCTACAAGGGCTGCCGGTATCTCACCGACGCGACGTACCGGGCCACCGGCGACTCGATGTTCGCGACGGGGAACTTCAGCATCCCGGAGTCGGTCTACATCCGGAGCACCGGGCATTTCAACGCCGTCGAACTGGTGCTGTGCTTCAACCAGCTCGCCTACTCCGCGTTCGCGCCGGCCGTCCGCCACGGCGAGATCGACGGGTTCCGGGGGTGGTCGCTCGACGACTATTTCGAGAACCAGTTGTCCAGCATGCTGATCCGGTCGACGGCGTCGCGCTACAAGCGGCAGATCGATGCGCGCAAGTTCTCCGCGCGGCTGACGTGCGAAGGTATCGAGGTCGTCGAGCGGACCTGGCGGTATCTGAAAGTCCCGTGCGCCATCGAGTTCCACGATGACCACGGCGGATCGGCATTCGGCGAGTTCGAACTCGCGGTCCTCAACATCCCGTGA